DNA from Phragmites australis chromosome 16, lpPhrAust1.1, whole genome shotgun sequence:
ACCTGTTGCCCTACCAAAAGATGACATATAGttgaatttattttatttttaaatgaaaTTAGGAATGATTATGAAATAgaaatttctaaataaaataaattattgtGAATCCATTccacaaatatttttaaaagtgGATTAATCGGATGAGGAGATTAGAAGCTGATAATTTGATTCGGGAAGGTAAACATCAACGATTAATACAAAGTTTGCGATATATGGTTATAAATATTACAATAATGGGATAGAACATGGATCCTATTGCGTGGATTGGGGATATTTCCTCTTCTCTCATGTACCGCTTCGCGCTCCTCTTCTTCCGGGCAATGCAGGAGAGCTTGACGCCTCTAAAATAGTCCTCATGCCATTTAAGTTTgacctcatgcttccttaaaatatcctcctagaggtggtgtTGCTCGTCTCTCTCTTGAAGGTCCTCAGCATGCCACTTGCATTCCTATTCTCACTGTTGATGTTCTTGTTGCTTCTCACGATATGCCTCTTGCCTATGTCGTGCTTCCTCCATTGAACAACGACCTCACCATGTCGATCCATTACTTGAAGCGACAATGTTGTGGTTGACAAACGTGGTGTTATGAGTGTAGTTCACAATACGGAATCGGCATGTGCGGAAGAGTGGGAAAGAGGAACACACCATGCAATTGGGGTCAATCTcggacacatgaagaacctcctaccaAAAGTCTCCACATTAAAGGACATCGACATCCGGGCTCGGTTGCCACAGGAGCACAACATACACTCATGCCAGTGTGGCACTCCGAGGGGTTGGTTCCTCCAGGAATCGATGTCACCCTAGTAAGATGTAAtatcacaatttttttatattagtaaataattagtaaataaataaagtacTCCCTAAAACAAGAATTAAATGGAACAGAAACTTACAACAACTCAATCTTACAACACCAATATTTTATTACACTTGCTACACCATTTCACACGATGTCCGGCTTCGgattcatccatgtcattatgaATGTGTGTGTTCTTGCGACatcccttcttctgcttcatggTGGCGAGATCTAGGACATACATTTTGTTAGGTCCAGGGTTCGCTATGAATGAACCCACTATACCGAACACATATAGCTCATGGTTCCGCGTCTCGAAGAGATATTTCTTCATGAAGTACTTGGAGACATACCTCCAAGACCGCAAGTCAGTCTCAGCACAAACAACAATAACATGGGAGCATGGCTTGTGTAGTAACCTTGCTTATAGCAACTACAAATGCATATTTCACTAGTGAGAACACACTCTTGAATAACTCTTTTATGATTGCACCCCCCCTCCTCTCTGGCCTTTGTCCCCACACAGGATTTCAAATTGGTGTTGCATAGTCCCCATAGGCTTCACCCATTACATCTATTCCTTCTTCATCTCATCAGTCATGTATTCAGTCAACTTGGACCCATATATCAAGCGACTTTCATTCATTGATGTTGACTATGCTGCAAATCGGTCCATGAAGTATTTGCAGGTCTCTTGCAAAATGATTTTCGCAATTCTGACTAGTGGTAGTCCCCTCACACTGcgcatgacccagttgtagACTTCAGCTAAGTTTGTTGTCATGATTTTATACCTTGCCCTATTGGTGTCATACATCAGAGCTCACTTCTCCTTCAAATCATTCTTAATACACTCAAAAAATGTCTTAATAGATGACCCGGTTGTGAGGagcggtgacatcctaagagaggGGATGAATTATAACACTTAAAAACTAAGGGCTCCAAaagcttcacaagataaacctatatcaatttatatctaaatgagttataggtttatctagtatgtctactttACCGTTTAAAAAGTTTTGCAACATACTCTAGAAAGGTatattgcaagtatgtaaatgtaaaAACGTAagtaaggtagagagagcaaactcggcacaaaggatttttatcccgtggtgtcggtggcacacaagccatctctagtccatgttggagctccacaaaggatatactctcggtcgccaagactctttcggtcacggctcttgagctaccaagatACCAAAGTAAggcctcaagcatgatgagcaaCCAAGTTACTAAGGCGAGATCTCactactaacctctcttctggttacttgtacgccgtcttcactttcaaattttagccatcaaggcaagggcCTTCGTTTTCCCATACACgcttcttgccaccgctccataccaagtcagagggtcaacaagcttgagccaccaaggcctgagttaccgacgagtcaccaagactccaagacgtcggtacctctcggtacaagattagatcactccttgatccactctctaggttgcagcatataacaacacttctctctaggcctataagcactaatcactctttaatcttatgcttagcactttgatggcttagatgtcttctcaactatatatgagcttctctggacttcagcaccttcaaatgaccaagtggaggggtatttatagtcttaatCCTgtggactagccgttgccccaatgGCTCGAATTCTTTATATACGTGAATGTTCCGGTGTAGACAAATTATACTCACCAAAATATTCATCGTGTACAccttccaaaaactagccatcagaACTCTATTCAAAAccaatgtgaacaccggatgttccagcatgttcaccagctccatcgTCAAACCTTTTAGCGTGTTCAATTTAGCCATCCTGCACCTTCCTCGGTGCAAAATACTCTGACATTGCTTTGCTTCATCGTTGGATCATTTGGTGTGTTAAACTACACCAAACCAGACTTTGATATCTTCTCTGCAATAAATGCTTCGTTGTATACTTCAGTGTGCACACTTCAATCGTCGGACCTTTCAGCGTGTAGTCCTTCAGTTTTCCTACtattgcaatcctctctgcaacaatTGCTCTGGCGTATACTCCATTGTGCACAGAACCGTGCGCCAGACCTTCCGTTGTGTACCATACTTGATCTTCAACTCAGAAATGCTCCGGGGGTCATATCTCCACATCGTCAGATCATCCGGCATGTAAAAACACCTGGCAAGAAAACACTCCGGCGTTCATAACTCCTCTGCGTCGGACCTTttggtgtagtcatttttcctaggacttctccaattcaaccaaactttatccccactgcagtggcttcttaatgtattgcatccataagacctactaatatatattcttgataaacatgttagtctcattgactatattgtcattaatcaccaaaatcacaattatggtctaatagggtcattttcgctacaccagTCATCCTACTCAATTCTGAAGGATCCTATAGGAGTCTACCTAGAGCAACATGGATGTCCTTTTGTCCCCACACTGGCCACCATGCATGTTCTTCTATTTGCTTCGTGGTCAGCTCATCTAGTCATTTCCACAGGGCATCGAACTTCTGCTGCTAATTCTAACTACATAACCTCTTCAAAAGGTTCATCAAGTTCTTGTTCTTAAAATGTCTAAAGAAGTTAGCACCCAAATGCCTTATACACCATCGACTCTTTaaatctttctagataggtccTACTTGGTGTTCAACTGAATCATTATGTAGGTCGAGGATTGCCTACAGAATCTCTGCATGTTGATTATGTATAAGGCAAATATCAGACCGATCCCCCACAACAAAAATCCTCACAcactctaggaaccaatactagTTGTCTAAATTCTCACTCTTGATAAAGGCAAAGACCACTGGTAGTACTTAGTTGTTTCCATCAACTTCAATTGCAGTGAATATCTAACCTTGCACTTACCAGTAAGGAATGACCCGGTGATGCAAAGGATAGGATGGCAATGCTGGAAAGCTCGAATACATGCTCCTAAAGCAAAGAATGTGCATTGCAGGACCAACATACGATGTTTTTTCATCGGTGGATAATGCGCGGTGTCAAAGTAAGGTCTAGGGTTCCTCTGAGCAATGGTGCGAAGCAATCATGGGAGATTTTGTACTATCATTCACACACCTGAGAAGGATCCCTTGAAGGCATGCACCCGCCATGAGCAACTCTTATTCACATACTTCATGTCATACTCCTTCATGTTGGACTTCACAATAGTGTATTGCCTCTGAAGAGATGTCATATATTGAACCACAACATCCTTGATAGTCTGGATGTTATGGTACCTAGCCCTTGGCACGTCTCGTTCTGATTGTACTCTCACGACACACGATAAACTTCATTCACCACTAGGTTCTCAAAATCATAATTGTTCCATCTAGAAGACATGATACCTCAGTTTGGAGGAGCTATCAGTTATCTGGATGGCATCCCAGTAAAAACCTTTACCTCCGTAGGGATAGGAACATTATCCTAATCATCCAAGATATTATCCTCAGGAGCTTACTCATCCTCTCGATCCTCTTACTCCATCTATTCAATTAAGCCAAGGATGAATTCCCCCTCGTCTGACTCACATGTTGGTTCCATCAGATTGGCTAAGGATTGCCCAACATCCAGCTCTGCCACCTCATGTACCACCATTTTGACATTCTCCTTCACATTACCTGTAGCCTGTAACGCCCCAACTCCCTCCATATACCTCCGTTGTACAAGTAACAGGTGGTCAACCTCTTTTAGTTGTCTGCTCTAGGTACCTCCTTCAAATTGAGGTATTAGTTATCTAGAAGAAATCCCAATAAACACCTTCATTTCCACGGTCTACTACAACattaatggtcatctcttgttGCTCAGAATCTATTATGAAACTTCGCATTAACCAACCGTACAATGCcacaaaagtatttttcattggTCTAGCTATACCCTTGTCTAGTGAGTCAAACCCTAATAAATCTACCCCTTGCAGACCATAAACAATATCTCATTCTCcataaaaaatgttgaaatgcCACTTATCCGACATACTTATCCACAATCGACAGAAAAACTATACTATTATTTTGACTTATAACAACTATATGCTCTAAATCTACAACAACATAACATAATAAACCAAACAGCTAACGTTACTCTACGTTGCTCTAAAAACCTAAATCTAATATTTTCTCTACATCCCTTAAAAACCTAGATCTAATAACagtataaatatttataaagaaACTAGGTCTAATATCACTAAATCCTACATCTGATGTCTAACAAATGTAGTGCTAACCTAacaagtttgtaaaaaaaaaaaacactaaggTTAGGCTATTACGGTAGGGCTTCGGTACACATGTGAAAGCTGAATAAGCTATTTTATAGGGAAACCCGTCATCTGTTAGAAGGGCGCCTTCTAATGGACAACATGTGGGTGTCATTACCATAGCCTCGTCGCCTAGTCCGAGACCACTAACACCACTTGTTGCTTGTTGAAAGGACAATAAGGGGTGACTGGTAGATTGTCACCCTTTCAACATACGGCATGAGTATATAattgtaaaattttaaaataggtacatatatttataatatttgaatttaaaaaagataaaaaaatcgACTATCCATAGGTTTTTTTAAGCCTCAATACTAGGTATAATCTGTAATATCTGAACTCACACCACACTCTATGTATATACACCCACATATATTAGATCTATAATCTATGCTCACATATGTCTATAAAAAGATTTATGAAGCctcaggctacgctagcacggACACATCACTATCTCATTGTAGTCCATCATACGCTTGAGACGGATCGAAAGAAATACCCCTGTGCGCACCAGCGGAATGGAGCCCGGGCGGGTAGCGTCCAGGATGGGACGACTTATTGGCGActatccataggagttgagtgAGGAAGGGGGTGTAATGGGCTACGGCACAGCAAAAAGCTCTGTACTTCGGCCCTTATTGGGCCTCCACCCCTCACTTTTCGTTCATCCAAGGGCAGATCTAGGCCCGGTGCTGCTGGGGTCTGAAGTTCCAGGCAGGCCAAATAATATCTGCGGATCCCAGCGGGCCAGCACAATGCGCAATGGCCCGCTCATGCCATCAGCGTCGGGGCCCTACCATCGCTCGCTCCGGACGCAAGCGAACGGCGCCGCTTGGATCTCGTTCGCATCCTATCCTCCTCCTTTAGTCCTCCCCATCACCCCCAATTCCCAAACCCTAGTTTCTTCCGACGCTGCCGGCCGCCGTTGCGCCCCTCTGCCGCCGGGCACCCCGCGCCGTCGATCGCTCTCAACTCCCGTCTCCGACCGCGCCCGGGCACCCCGCAGGTGAACCCCCCATGCCCTTTGTTAAGCACGCCCTGCCATTGAATCCGCCCCAACTCACGAAGGTTTTTCTTTCTCCCATTTGCTTCTTTCTAGGTAGGGTTCTGATTCAGGTGTTACCGGATCTCGCGTTGAGGTGCCAGACCAAAGCAATCGGCCACCATGCAGGTTGGTAGTCCCTGACCTATCTCTCTCGATTGGTTCGCTTGTTGCCTTGTCTTCTCTAGGCTCAGCTGTAATATGCAGGCGTTTGACTTCTTCTGCGGTTAGGACCCCTTGAATGGACTAATTGGTGCATCCGTGTTCTATGTGCTGTGATCTTGACCGATGCTTTCCTGTCCTGTTTGGAGACTATGAAACTCTTAGATGCTGTCTGAAGCATAGAATTTTAAAGATAGAGGTTGGTGATATAGTGATGTCGATCCCTTGGGCCCCGATGAATTTACACCAGATGAATTGGAGGTGGTTTGTTTatggggtgggggtgggggtgggggtgtgTTTCGTGTTTGATGAGATCTTTGCTCATGTAGTTTTCCCCCTGAACTGAATTTACATGTTTGCTGGGGGAGACTCGCTGGTTCTTTATCCATAATTGAAGATTTGAAGTACTAGGGCATGTTCAATATGCTACTTGTCATTTTCGTTAACTTACAGTAACGTTATAGAAGATTCTGATTTTGTGTAAGATATACTTTTTTGGAGTTCCCTGGGCTGTTGTGAAGTAGGAATGTAGGAGAGCATATGTCATTACATATAGGTCATGACATACCTGAGCAACCTAGTTCTTTAACTGCAGAGATTCTTTTGGCCTGTTCTTTTACTTGTTAAAGTCCACATGCTGTCACATATTTAGAATTTCAGATGCTGTGATGTTCATTTCTCTGCTTGGCTAATTTTAGGACATTGTGGTGAGAATTGCCTGGTCTTGTAGAGTTCTTTTTCCCTTTAAACTCGATGCGGCTAACTGGATCATAGTATTTCAGCGCTACTTTAGCTAGATTTATCTGATATTTCTAATACATCCACTATTTAATAGGCTAGCGATAGGTTCAACATAAATTCTCAGCTTGAGCATCTTCAAGCCAAATATGTGGGAACAGGACACGCAGACTTGACCAGATTGTAAGTACTTGTTTCTTTATTTAGAAAAATGTCCTCACTAACTTGTAAGACATAATGCttaatatttctttatttacaGTGAATGGGCTTTAAACATCCAGAGGGACAGCTATGCCTCTTATATTGGGCACTATCCAATGTTGGCATATTTTGCCATCGCTGAAAATGAATCAATTGGAAGAGAGCGTTACAATTTTATGCAGGTATGTCAACTTGTCTTAACTCTTCTACTAAGTTATAGCTGATAATTCTGTAGAACAAATCTGAGGCATAGATATTGGAATAAATTATGACTATATGACTTAGCCTTAGTTGGACGGTAGTTTTGCTTAGCTTTCTTAAGTAGTTTCAAATTGTTCCTAGTGGAGCATAGTTTGCAGCATTGCTGGTTTTTCTTGTTATGACTATATACTAGTATGCAAGTGCAATTTCCGTGTATGGACTCTgcaagttttaaaaaaaatactctgtGTTCTGTTGGCCCAGCAATCCCAGTTGGTTAAGGTTTCTGTACTAATCCCCAATACAACTTGGTATCTAAGACAGAACTAGCTGGAACAGTATGCTATGATTTTCTCATTATGCTACCAAATGAATCAAGAGCGCTTCCTCTCTCCCTGCAAGAAAGATGAGATGATCGAGTAGAGTAGATAGAGGTCTACTTCAGACATGTATCCACTACCTAGAATTATAGGTATAAACTAACATGGCAATCTACATATTTTTTCCAAGAGTTTTTAGAAACAAAATCATCGATAAACTAGAATTCTTATGATTGTCATTATTAA
Protein-coding regions in this window:
- the LOC133895671 gene encoding uncharacterized protein At4g14342, with product MQASDRFNINSQLEHLQAKYVGTGHADLTRFEWALNIQRDSYASYIGHYPMLAYFAIAENESIGRERYNFMQKMLLPCGLPPERDED